One segment of Bacteroidales bacterium DNA contains the following:
- a CDS encoding OmpA family protein — translation MKNKIILTFAVFVLVFQSCVPTKQFKDLEKSCHDERMTLREQLQNAEELNKEHASEIFNLNKHINILTQDSIDLSEDLQIKTLELDKLTRQFEALQRENEYLSSGMNNSSKKLLQDFQDLQNQLLEREDILNERESQLLKSQKEIESRNKKIEELNNILAQQSKELKNLKNEVINALKSYDGQGIDIVEKGGKIYVSMDENLLFMSGSYNVAPEGKKAIGKLGTVLAQNPNINVLIEGHTDNVPYNGSGQLKDNWDLSVMRATSVVKILLENKNIDPKRLTATGHGEYQPITSNSTSESRAKNRRTEIVLEPNLQKLFELLEKY, via the coding sequence ATGAAGAATAAAATAATATTAACATTCGCAGTCTTTGTGCTTGTATTTCAGTCATGTGTGCCGACAAAACAGTTTAAAGATTTGGAAAAATCTTGTCATGATGAAAGAATGACTCTTCGAGAACAACTTCAAAATGCGGAAGAACTCAATAAAGAACATGCTTCGGAAATTTTTAATCTGAATAAACATATAAATATACTTACTCAAGACTCTATTGATCTTTCAGAAGATCTGCAAATTAAAACTTTGGAATTGGATAAACTTACCAGACAATTTGAAGCCTTGCAAAGAGAAAATGAGTATTTATCAAGCGGAATGAACAATTCCTCAAAAAAGCTTTTGCAAGATTTTCAAGATTTGCAGAACCAACTTTTGGAACGAGAAGATATACTCAACGAAAGGGAAAGTCAACTTTTGAAATCTCAAAAGGAAATTGAATCACGTAATAAAAAGATTGAAGAACTAAATAATATTTTGGCTCAACAATCAAAGGAGTTGAAAAATTTGAAGAATGAAGTTATTAATGCTTTGAAGAGCTACGACGGTCAAGGTATTGATATTGTAGAGAAAGGCGGAAAGATTTACGTTTCGATGGATGAAAACCTGCTTTTTATGTCTGGAAGTTACAATGTTGCTCCCGAAGGCAAGAAAGCAATCGGTAAATTAGGAACTGTTCTGGCACAAAACCCAAACATTAATGTTCTAATTGAAGGTCATACGGACAATGTACCATATAACGGCAGCGGACAACTAAAAGATAATTGGGATTTAAGTGTAATGAGGGCAACAAGTGTTGTTAAAATTCTTTTGGAAAATAAAAATATTGATCCTAAACGATTAACAGCAACCGGACATGGTGAATATCAACCAATCACAAGTAATTCCACATCTGAATCAAGGGCAAAAAACAGACGAACCGAAATTGTTCTTGAACCGAATTTGCAAAAGTTATTTGAATTACTTGAAAAGTATTAA